The following DNA comes from Acidobacteriota bacterium.
AGCAGACCGGTGGCCACAACTGACCCGAGTGAGACAGTTCGGGTGATGGAAAAGATCAATCCCCAGACAGCAAACACGGCCAGGGTTGGAAGCGGTGCCAGGAGCAGAAAGACGCCGACCCCAGTGGCCACGCCCTTGCCACCCTGGAATTTCAAGAAAATGGGAAACATGTGACCGAGAATGGCCACCGCGCCTGCGCTCCCCATGACGTGAACATTCTGTCCGCTGAGCTGGCCAGCCAGATACACCGCCAGCATGCCTTTTCCGACGTCCAGCACATAGGTCATCAGGCCGGCTTTCACACCAGCTTTGCGGGTGACATTGGTGGCGCCGGTACTTCCCGAGCCAATATTGCGAACATCATCCTGGGTCAATAAGCGGACGATCAGGTACCCCGAAGGGAATGATCCCAAAAGGTATGCGAGAAAAAGAATGCCGGACCAGAAAACAAAGGACATAGCGATTTGGTCAGAGAGACATGTGCCAGGAATCAGAGGTGGAACCGGTGACTGGTCCCTGGTGACGAAGATCCAATCCCGGTGAAGAGAAGCCCAGAACCAGGAAATTGAGGTGAATACTTGCCTGTAAACACAATGGGGCGCAATATAACAACCACCTTCGGTGAGCACAAGTTGTTACCAATTATGAATTATGAATTATGAATTATGACCAAGCCTCTGGTTCAATCAATAAGGGGCAGTTCAGGATTCAGAATTCACCCCGTATAATTTGTCTACCTGTCCTTTGAGCAGCACGCCTTTATCCTGATCGAGATGCTCCACCCCGCTGCTTTCAAATCCAAATCATTCAATCAAGGATTCAGACCTTGGCCAAGCGACGTCATTTAAACCGATTTCGTTCACACTCACAGACGCGTTCCTTCGTGAAACCGGGGCAGATAGCTGCTCACGTGCGGGTTGCCCGGCAGGAAGCCTCCCGGCTGGCTGAAGGGTTGGCGCATCGGTCCAGCGAGGTGGCGATAAAAGAGGCTGAAGTAGCGGCCTTGCAAGATCAGCTTTTGATCGTGCGGGCACAACTCGAAGCGCAATCGGCGCTCTATTATTCTTCC
Coding sequences within:
- the plsY gene encoding glycerol-3-phosphate 1-O-acyltransferase PlsY; translated protein: MSFVFWSGILFLAYLLGSFPSGYLIVRLLTQDDVRNIGSGSTGATNVTRKAGVKAGLMTYVLDVGKGMLAVYLAGQLSGQNVHVMGSAGAVAILGHMFPIFLKFQGGKGVATGVGVFLLLAPLPTLAVFAVWGLIFSITRTVSLGSVVATGLLPVAIWAFEGVLAGKPAAIWVPKLLWGLGIGLLIISKHHENIRRLLSGTESSFKKQNSEVVNSQVASSE